From a region of the Corallococcus coralloides DSM 2259 genome:
- a CDS encoding thioesterase domain-containing protein has protein sequence MPQRYLPPRDAYELRISRIWANRLHRDAPGIGMQDDFFDLGGDRAGAEAVLAAISARFNAPLSLEAFLEAPTIERLGCLLRARSRKLNAQPLVPLQPDGSKRPFFFLPGGEGAPLNAYALARWMGPDQPLYGLQTRGLHGERPPFERIEDMAADHIATLRVVQPRGPYLLGGHCSGGMVALEMALQLQRKGEQVAVLAVCDAWSPAKLSLRMPNETFLDDLVEFYSIVAAGFRYWFDVDVGLKSDELRALDPRQRITHFMELARKHGAYPPDEPDARIEHILALYRAASDSAYVPAERFRGPITFLRAIDSKFCETVTEGWEDLTTQPLRLRMVQGNHVSLLTEPHVQEVANELRAAIAEARVS, from the coding sequence ATGCCCCAGCGCTATCTCCCCCCTCGTGACGCCTACGAGCTGCGAATCTCGAGGATCTGGGCGAACCGCCTGCACCGGGATGCTCCCGGAATCGGGATGCAGGATGACTTCTTCGACCTCGGCGGCGACCGTGCCGGGGCGGAGGCCGTCCTCGCCGCGATCTCGGCGCGGTTCAATGCCCCGCTCTCCCTGGAGGCGTTCCTCGAGGCGCCGACCATCGAGCGCCTCGGCTGCCTGTTGCGCGCGCGGTCCCGGAAGCTCAACGCGCAGCCCCTCGTCCCGCTCCAGCCAGACGGCTCGAAGCGCCCCTTCTTCTTCCTGCCGGGCGGGGAGGGGGCCCCGCTCAACGCCTATGCGCTGGCGCGCTGGATGGGGCCGGATCAGCCCCTCTACGGCCTTCAGACCCGCGGCCTCCATGGCGAGCGCCCGCCCTTCGAGCGCATCGAGGACATGGCGGCCGACCACATCGCGACCCTGCGTGTCGTGCAGCCGCGCGGCCCCTACCTCCTGGGGGGCCATTGCTCCGGCGGCATGGTCGCGCTGGAGATGGCCCTGCAGCTTCAACGCAAAGGGGAACAGGTGGCCGTGCTCGCCGTGTGCGACGCCTGGTCCCCCGCCAAACTCAGCCTCCGCATGCCGAACGAGACCTTCCTGGACGACCTGGTCGAGTTCTACTCCATCGTCGCGGCGGGCTTCCGGTACTGGTTCGACGTGGACGTCGGGCTGAAGAGCGACGAGCTGCGTGCCCTCGATCCACGCCAGCGCATCACGCACTTCATGGAGCTCGCCAGGAAGCACGGGGCCTATCCACCGGACGAGCCCGACGCGCGCATCGAGCACATCCTGGCGCTCTATCGCGCGGCCAGCGACTCCGCCTACGTGCCGGCCGAACGCTTCCGGGGGCCCATCACGTTCCTGCGCGCGATCGACAGCAAGTTCTGCGAAACGGTCACCGAGGGGTGGGAGGACCTCACGACCCAACCGCTGCGCCTGCGCATGGTCCAGGGCAACCACGTCTCGCTGCTGACCGAGCCGCACGTGCAGGAGGTGGCGAACGAGCTCCGCGCCGCCATCGCGGAGGCACGGGTGTCGTAG
- the lepB gene encoding signal peptidase I has product MGSLLVLALLLRGFVVQPHHIVSGSMMPTLAVRDRLVVDKLSYRLHPPRAGDIVVFEPPPELVRSGDLSGHSSIKRVIALPGQEVRVHDGQVFVDGTPLQEPYVAEAPAYEWGPARVPEDRLFVLGDNRNGSSDSHVWGVLPMRAVTGRAWLRFWPPARMGAL; this is encoded by the coding sequence GTGGGTTCACTGCTTGTGTTGGCGTTGCTCTTGCGCGGCTTCGTTGTCCAGCCGCACCACATCGTCTCCGGCTCGATGATGCCGACACTGGCCGTGAGAGACCGGCTGGTGGTGGACAAGCTGTCCTACCGCCTCCATCCACCCCGGGCCGGGGACATCGTCGTCTTCGAGCCGCCTCCCGAGCTCGTACGCTCCGGCGATCTCTCAGGGCACTCGTCCATCAAGCGGGTGATTGCCCTGCCGGGACAGGAGGTTCGCGTACACGACGGACAGGTGTTCGTGGATGGCACGCCCCTCCAGGAGCCCTACGTCGCGGAGGCGCCAGCCTACGAGTGGGGGCCCGCGCGCGTGCCCGAGGACAGGCTCTTCGTGCTCGGAGACAACCGGAACGGGAGCAGCGACTCGCATGTCTGGGGTGTCCTGCCCATGCGCGCCGTCACCGGCCGGGCCTGGCTGCGCTTCTGGCCACCGGCGCGGATGGGGGCGCTGTGA
- a CDS encoding DUF488 family protein: MPRRARGWGGVQVFALGHSTRTIEELVEMLWVNGVRTLVDIRTVPRSRTNPQFNVDVLGRTLAWVGVEHLHLPALGGLRRARKDSPNAAWRNLSFRGYADYMLTEDFAQGLEALREVALRGPVALMCAEALRWRCHRSLVADALWARGVPVKHITSPTRVEPHRLTAFAQVRGRQVLYPAT; this comes from the coding sequence ATGCCGAGGCGGGCGCGAGGATGGGGCGGCGTCCAGGTGTTCGCGCTGGGCCACTCCACGCGCACCATCGAGGAGCTGGTGGAGATGCTGTGGGTGAACGGCGTGCGGACGCTGGTGGACATCCGCACGGTGCCGCGCTCCCGCACGAACCCGCAGTTCAACGTGGACGTGCTGGGAAGGACGCTGGCATGGGTGGGGGTCGAACACCTGCACCTGCCGGCGCTCGGCGGGCTGCGGCGTGCGCGCAAGGACTCGCCCAACGCGGCCTGGCGCAACCTGAGCTTTCGCGGCTACGCGGACTACATGCTGACGGAGGACTTCGCGCAGGGACTGGAGGCACTGCGCGAGGTGGCGCTGCGGGGGCCGGTGGCCCTGATGTGCGCGGAGGCGCTGCGCTGGCGCTGCCATCGCTCGCTGGTGGCGGATGCGCTCTGGGCAAGGGGCGTCCCGGTGAAGCACATCACGAGCCCCACCCGCGTGGAGCCGCACCGGCTTACCGCCTTCGCGCAAGTGCGGGGGCGACAGGTGCTGTACCCGGCGACGTAA